One genomic region from Prionailurus bengalensis isolate Pbe53 chromosome C1, Fcat_Pben_1.1_paternal_pri, whole genome shotgun sequence encodes:
- the LOC122481808 gene encoding receptor-type tyrosine-protein phosphatase-like N: MQQRARRARGARGPAGMRLMLCFLLLSSCPGGWDAISPHGCLFARRLCSYLEVCAKEGQPQVGMQPPRSRQGVIKLVFRYWQDVLQWLMPQGLFWKDDVTQDVKTQKMEHMPRLHASETYMRDG; this comes from the exons ATGCAGCAGCGGGCGCGGCGGGCGCGGGGGGCCCGGGGACCTGCGGGGATGCGTCTGATGCTTTGCTTCCTGCTGTTGAGCAGCTGCCCTGGGGGCTGGGACGCCATTAGTCCCCACG GCTGTCTCTTTGCCCGAAGACTCTGCTCTTACCTGGAAGTCTGTGCCAAGG AGGGACAGCCCCAGGTGGGCATGCAGCCACCCAGGTCCCGGCAAGGAGTCATCAAGCTGGTCTTCCGATACTGGCAAGATGTGCTTCAGTGGCTCATGCCTCAAG GACTGTTCTGGAAGGATGATGTCACTCAAGATGTAAAGACCCAGAAGATGGAGCACATGCCCAGGCTCCACGCCTCAGAGACCTACATGAGGGATGGGTAG